A window of the Pungitius pungitius chromosome 3, fPunPun2.1, whole genome shotgun sequence genome harbors these coding sequences:
- the wdr62 gene encoding WD repeat-containing protein 62 isoform X2, which translates to MMAEGADSGSANPAKRKQSAERKSRLSLKKSSSSRVSLEKVLGISTSSSSGLTCNPKSGLIAYPAGCVIVLLHPKKNKQSHIINTSRKPFSTLAFSHDGKHLVTGESGHMPCVRVWELGGGQVAEVQTHKYGVSCVAFSTNSCYIVSVGYQHDMTVSVWDWRKGAIIASNKVSSRVLAVSFSQDNSYFVTAGNRHLKFWYLDASKERRVNSTVPLIGRSGLLGDHKNSMFSGVACGRGLMASSTYSVTSSGLLCLFNRSRNLEAWVDLKTAAASCLVVSEDLIFCGCADGAIRVFTSSGLQYVSTLQRPHRLGVDLMQSTPRGPPPDGPARYPDTLAVTFDPAARLLTSVYNDHSVYVWDVRDVRSAWKLYSALYHSSCVWSVEVYPELSDVSLAPSSFLTCSSDNTIRLWHTDPPTGLRNQYSHDLQRILYVGENTKHLQAESERGGEAAAGADGKAGIRVLSISPDGQHLAAGDRCGNLRIFGLEFLDQLVKIEAHDSEVLCLDFSPTATGVKLLASASRDRLIHIFNLEKNYTLEQTLSDHSASITAVKFTGHSPQVGLVSCGADKSIYFMSAEQVEGGLRFSRRHHVVEKTTLYDMDLDSSRTHVSVACQDRNVRVYNVETGKLKKCLKGSSSDEGALLKVQMDPSGSFFATSCSDKNISIFDYETGECVATLLGHSEIVTCMRFSPDCRHLITASGDSCVFVWRLDSQMTSTMRRRRGLKLSSTAGTCRRNQQSIRRETFITGPSSQCPQMEEEEEEADLGTPARPDCAQDAQLLQTNGKLPMWFRKLQGQGGASTAAQSAAEPHRVRNRWAEHPNPLTICANLSPSPTKSQEAEEEDEKEEEGEEEDEEEDEEEEDEDEDEGDFHPQSLESLLGNEEEEEEEIPGDISSYILHPNTTSTHREVEVGAVTFDPQQEVKGHKVWSAQLSPDSACSEGSAGSTEQQQDADSLSQGSSVGSSVLEDEEEDDNNSLKNHFDTLSSSLSNEKFDTDLRALQPNPREEEKDYLNPRLSISTRFLSRFQDRIRVWPSRAPPPVSIPSRISEGSGVSDTSVTSEPRDGASTESPRNPGNNVKRSHSVLCRTASSIISHQPLRRPTRRRRHSMVVVQCREALRDVTSSGQVTSSAQQGALLGYLGTTASSRAKLIQDPPPSPPQGEEKENVCSSDLGSPAGLDPHEDQTSSLRPSSRQPTASPAVMSQGGVSRLSSVSSVSSVEETLTSHNQTFTLSPCDLMGGAGSHSRGPTEMDAPPSSSSSPLVEKSRPFQPGEEEEEEEESVSLQQCQQVANELRQTARRAVHLYQQLGVADRCLQMSAVLEGAFAVVHAELQALLQGGGAPSAGGLQDEGTASLLEKYSELLVQMTQNKLKRL; encoded by the exons ATGATGGCGGAGGGAGCAGACAGCGGCTCGGCTAACCCCGCGAAGAGGAAACAATCAGCGGAGAGGAAGAGCCGTCTGAGCCTCAAGAAGAGCTCCAGCAGCCGG GTGAGTCTGGAGAAAGTTTTGGGCATCagcacatccagcagcagcggTCTGACCTGCAACCCAAAGTCCGGACTCATTGCCTACCCGGCAGG ctGTGTCATCGTGCTGCTTCACCCGAAGAAGAACAAACAGAGTCACATCATCAACACGTCCAG GAAGCCCTTCAGCACTCTGGCCTTCTCCCATGATGGAAAACACCTGGTCACTGGAGAG AGCGGCCACATGCCCTGCGTGCGGGTGTGGGAGCTGGGCGGAGGTCAGGTGGCCGAGGTCCAGACCCATAAATACGGAGTTTCCTGCGTGGCGTTCTCCACCAACAGCTGCTACATCGTGTCGGTGGGATACCAGCATGACATGACCGTCAGCGTGTGGGACTGGAGG AAAGGCGCCATCATTGCCTCCAACAAGGTGTCCAGCAGAGTGCTCGCCGTCTCCTTCTCTCAGGACAACAGCTACTTTGTCACAGCAGGGAACCGACACCTCAAGTTCTGGTACCTGGACGCCTCCAAAGAGCGACGG GTGAACAGCACGGTGCCTCTGATTGGTCGATCGGGGTTGCTCGGAGACCATAAGAACAGCATGTTCAGCGGTGTGGCGTGTGGGCGTGGCCTCATGGCGTCCAGCACCTACAGCGTTACCAGCTCGGGTCTGCTGTGTCTGTTCAACCGGAGCCGGAACCTGGAGGCCTGGGTCGACCTCAAG acgGCGGCGGCGAGCTGCCTCGTGGTCAGCGAGGACCTGATCTTCTGCGGTTGTGCTGACGGGGCGATCAGGGTCTTCACCTCGTCCGGCCTGCAGTACGTCAGCACCCTGCAGCGGCCCCACCGCCTCGGGGTGGACCTCATGCAGAGCACGCCGCGCGG TCCGCCTCCCGACGGTCCCGCCCGGTACCCTGACACCTTggccgtgacctttgaccccgccGCGCGGCTCCTGACAAGCGTGTACAACGACCACAGCGTGTACGTGTGGGACGTCCGGGACGTGAGGAGCGCCTGGAAGCTCTACTCTGCTCTGTAccacagcagctgtgtgtggagCGTCGAG GTGTATCCGGAGCTCTCCGATGTGTCTCTGGCGCCGTCCTCCTTCCTCACCTGTTCATCCGATAACACCATCCGACTGTGGCACACCGACCCCCCCACTGGACTCCGAAACCAGTACAGCCAC GACCTGCAGAGGATTCTGTACGTGGGGGAGAACACCAAGCACCTGCAGGCCgagagtgagagggggggggaggctgccgCTGGGGCTGATGGGAAAGCGGGCATCAGAGTTCTCAGCATCAGTCCTGATGGACAACATCTGGCAGCCGGAGATCGTTGTGGAAACCTACG GATCTTTGGTCTGGAGTTCCTGGACCAGCTGGTGAAGATCGAGGCTCACGACTCAGAGGTCTTGTGTCTGGATTTCTCCCCCACAGCTACAG GTGTGAAGCTGTTGGCCTCGGCCAGCAGGGATCGGCTGATCCACATCTTCAACTTGGAGAAGAACTACACCCTGGAGCAGACGCTGAGCGACCACTCGGCCTCCATCACCGCCGTCAAGTTCACAG GCCACAGTCCACAGGTGGGTTTGGTGAGCTGTGGAGCCGACAAGAGCATCTACTTCATGTCAGCTGagcaggtggagggggggctcaGGTTCTCCAGGAGGCACCACGTGGTGGAGAAGACGACGCTGTACGACATGGACCTGGACTCCTCCAGGACTCACGTCTCCGTGGCCTGCCAGGACCGCAACGTCAG ggTCTACAACGTGGAGACGGGGAAGCTGAAGAAGTGTCTGAAGGGCTCCAGCAGTGATGAAGGCGCTTTGCTGAAG GTCCAGATGGATCCGTCTGGCTCCTTCTTCGCCACCAGCTGCTCCGATAAGAACATCTCCATCTTCGACTACGAGACCGGCGAGTGTGTCGCCACCCTGTTGGGACACTCAG AGATCGTCACGTGCATGAGGTTCAGTCCGGACTGCAGACACCTGATCACGGCCTCAGGAGACAG ttgtgtgtttgtttggcgGCTGGACTCTCAGATGACCAGCACcatgaggaggaggcggggcctcaAGCTCTCCTCCACCGCTGGAACCTGCCGACGCAACCAGCAGAGCATCAG gaGGGAGACCTTCATCaccggaccttcctcccagtgCCCtcagatggaggaagaggaggaagaggctgaCCTCGGGACTCCAGCGAGGCCGGACTGTGCtcagg atgCTCAGCTGCTGCAGACCAACGGGAAGCTCCCCATGTGGTTCAGGAAACTG cagggGCAGGGCGGAGCCTCCACAGCCGCCCAATCAGCTGCTGAGCCTCATCGGGTAAGGAACCGGTGGGCGGAGCATCCAAACCCTCTGACCATCTGCGCCAACTTGTCCCCGAGTCCCACCAAGAGTCaagaggcagaagaggaggacgagaaggaggaggaaggagaagaagaagatgaagaagaagatgaagaagaggaggatgaagatgaggacGAAGGAGACTTCCACCCTCAGAGTCTGGAGAGTCTGCTGggaaacgaggaggaggaagaggaggag ATTCCAGGTGACATCAGCAGCTACATCCTCCACCCAAACACCACCTCAACTCACAG GGAGGTCGAGGTGGGggccgtgacctttgacccccagcAAGAGGTCAAAGGCCACAAGGTGTGGAGCGCTCAGCTGAGTCCGGACTCCGCCTGCTCCGAAGGCTCAGCGGGGAgcacggagcagcagcaggacgcgg ACTCGCTCAGCCAGGGGAGTTCTGTGGGCAGCTCGGTTCtggaggacgaagaggaagacGACAACAACTCTCTGAAGAACCACTTTGACACTTTGTCCTCCAGCCTGAGCAACG AGAAGTTTGACACCGACCTGAGGGCCCTGCAGCCTAACCcccgggaggaggagaaggactaCCTGAACCCTCGGCTCAGCATCTCCACTCGCTTCCTGTCCCGGTTCCAGGACCGGATCAG GGTGTGGCCGAGCagagccccgccccccgtcTCCATCCCGTCCAGAATCTCCGAGGGGAGCGGCGTGAGCGACACATCG GTGACCTCTGAGCCGAGAGACGGCGCCTCGACGGAGTCGCCTCGGAACCCCGGCAACAACG tgaAACGCAGCCACTCAGTCCTTTGTCGTACAGCCTCCTCCATCATTTCCCATCAGCCCCTTCGCCGGCcaacacgccgccgccgccactccATGGTGGTCGTCCAGTGCAGAGAAGCGctgcgag ACGTCACCTCCAGCGGTCAGGTGACCTCATCGGCCCAGCAGGGGGCTCTGCTCGGCTACCTTGGAACCACAGCCAGCTCCAGGGCCAAACTGATCCAGGACccgccccccagccccccccagggggaggagaaggagaacgtgTGCTCCTCAGACCTCGGTTCTCCTGCTGGTCTGGACCCCCATGAGGACCAGACCAGCAG CCTCAGGCCGTCGTCACGGCAACCCACAGCCAGCCCAGCGGTGATGTCACAGGGCGGAGTCAGCAGGTTGAGCAGCGTCAGCAGCGTCAGCAGCGTCGAAGAGACTCTGACGAGTCACAACCAAACCTTCACCCTCAGTCCCTGTGACCTcatggggggggcagggtccCACAGCAGAGGCCCCACTGAAATGG AcgccccgccctcctcctcctcctcgcctctgGTGGAGAAGTCCCGCCCCTTTCAGCCAG gtgaggaagaggaggaggaggaggagtcagtCAGTCTTCAGCAGTGTCAGCAGGTCGCCAACGAGCTGCGACAGACGGCCAGACGAGCCGTGCACCTGTACCAGCAG CTCGGCGTCGCTGATCGGTGTCTCCAGATGTCCGCCGTGCTGGAGGGGGCGTTTGCTGTCGTCCACGCCGAGCTGCAAGCGCTGCTGCAGGGGGGCGGAGCCCCGTCCGCGGGGGGGCTGCAGGACGAGGGGACCGCGTCCCTGCTGGAGAAATACTCTGAGCTGCTGGttcagatgacccagaacaaGCTGAAGCGGCTCTGA
- the wdr62 gene encoding WD repeat-containing protein 62 isoform X3: MMAEGADSGSANPAKRKQSAERKSRLSLKKSSSSRVSLEKVLGISTSSSSGLTCNPKSGLIAYPAGCVIVLLHPKKNKQSHIINTSRKPFSTLAFSHDGKHLVTGESGHMPCVRVWELGGGQVAEVQTHKYGVSCVAFSTNSCYIVSVGYQHDMTVSVWDWRKGAIIASNKVSSRVLAVSFSQDNSYFVTAGNRHLKFWYLDASKERRVNSTVPLIGRSGLLGDHKNSMFSGVACGRGLMASSTYSVTSSGLLCLFNRSRNLEAWVDLKTAAASCLVVSEDLIFCGCADGAIRVFTSSGLQYVSTLQRPHRLGVDLMQSTPRGPPPDGPARYPDTLAVTFDPAARLLTSVYNDHSVYVWDVRDVRSAWKLYSALYHSSCVWSVEVYPELSDVSLAPSSFLTCSSDNTIRLWHTDPPTGLRNQYSHDLQRILYVGENTKHLQAESERGGEAAAGADGKAGIRVLSISPDGQHLAAGDRCGNLRIFGLEFLDQLVKIEAHDSEVLCLDFSPTATGVKLLASASRDRLIHIFNLEKNYTLEQTLSDHSASITAVKFTGHSPQVGLVSCGADKSIYFMSAEQVEGGLRFSRRHHVVEKTTLYDMDLDSSRTHVSVACQDRNVRVYNVETGKLKKCLKGSSSDEGALLKVQMDPSGSFFATSCSDKNISIFDYETGECVATLLGHSEIVTCMRFSPDCRHLITASGDSCVFVWRLDSQMTSTMRRRRGLKLSSTAGTCRRNQQSIRRETFITGPSSQCPQMEEEEEEADLGTPARPDCAQDAQLLQTNGKLPMWFRKLQGQGGASTAAQSAAEPHRVRNRWAEHPNPLTICANLSPSPTKSQEAEEEDEKEEEGEEEDEEEDEEEEDEDEDEGDFHPQSLESLLGNEEEEEEEIPGDISSYILHPNTTSTHREVEVGAVTFDPQQEVKGHKVWSAQLSPDSACSEGSAGSTEQQQDADTDSLSQGSSVGSSVLEDEEEDDNNSLKNHFDTLSSSLSNEKFDTDLRALQPNPREEEKDYLNPRLSISTRFLSRFQDRIRVWPSRAPPPVSIPSRISEGSGVSDTSVTSEPRDGASTESPRNPGNNASSIISHQPLRRPTRRRRHSMVVVQCREALRDVTSSGQVTSSAQQGALLGYLGTTASSRAKLIQDPPPSPPQGEEKENVCSSDLGSPAGLDPHEDQTSSLRPSSRQPTASPAVMSQGGVSRLSSVSSVSSVEETLTSHNQTFTLSPCDLMGGAGSHSRGPTEMDAPPSSSSSPLVEKSRPFQPGEEEEEEEESVSLQQCQQVANELRQTARRAVHLYQQLGVADRCLQMSAVLEGAFAVVHAELQALLQGGGAPSAGGLQDEGTASLLEKYSELLVQMTQNKLKRL; this comes from the exons ATGATGGCGGAGGGAGCAGACAGCGGCTCGGCTAACCCCGCGAAGAGGAAACAATCAGCGGAGAGGAAGAGCCGTCTGAGCCTCAAGAAGAGCTCCAGCAGCCGG GTGAGTCTGGAGAAAGTTTTGGGCATCagcacatccagcagcagcggTCTGACCTGCAACCCAAAGTCCGGACTCATTGCCTACCCGGCAGG ctGTGTCATCGTGCTGCTTCACCCGAAGAAGAACAAACAGAGTCACATCATCAACACGTCCAG GAAGCCCTTCAGCACTCTGGCCTTCTCCCATGATGGAAAACACCTGGTCACTGGAGAG AGCGGCCACATGCCCTGCGTGCGGGTGTGGGAGCTGGGCGGAGGTCAGGTGGCCGAGGTCCAGACCCATAAATACGGAGTTTCCTGCGTGGCGTTCTCCACCAACAGCTGCTACATCGTGTCGGTGGGATACCAGCATGACATGACCGTCAGCGTGTGGGACTGGAGG AAAGGCGCCATCATTGCCTCCAACAAGGTGTCCAGCAGAGTGCTCGCCGTCTCCTTCTCTCAGGACAACAGCTACTTTGTCACAGCAGGGAACCGACACCTCAAGTTCTGGTACCTGGACGCCTCCAAAGAGCGACGG GTGAACAGCACGGTGCCTCTGATTGGTCGATCGGGGTTGCTCGGAGACCATAAGAACAGCATGTTCAGCGGTGTGGCGTGTGGGCGTGGCCTCATGGCGTCCAGCACCTACAGCGTTACCAGCTCGGGTCTGCTGTGTCTGTTCAACCGGAGCCGGAACCTGGAGGCCTGGGTCGACCTCAAG acgGCGGCGGCGAGCTGCCTCGTGGTCAGCGAGGACCTGATCTTCTGCGGTTGTGCTGACGGGGCGATCAGGGTCTTCACCTCGTCCGGCCTGCAGTACGTCAGCACCCTGCAGCGGCCCCACCGCCTCGGGGTGGACCTCATGCAGAGCACGCCGCGCGG TCCGCCTCCCGACGGTCCCGCCCGGTACCCTGACACCTTggccgtgacctttgaccccgccGCGCGGCTCCTGACAAGCGTGTACAACGACCACAGCGTGTACGTGTGGGACGTCCGGGACGTGAGGAGCGCCTGGAAGCTCTACTCTGCTCTGTAccacagcagctgtgtgtggagCGTCGAG GTGTATCCGGAGCTCTCCGATGTGTCTCTGGCGCCGTCCTCCTTCCTCACCTGTTCATCCGATAACACCATCCGACTGTGGCACACCGACCCCCCCACTGGACTCCGAAACCAGTACAGCCAC GACCTGCAGAGGATTCTGTACGTGGGGGAGAACACCAAGCACCTGCAGGCCgagagtgagagggggggggaggctgccgCTGGGGCTGATGGGAAAGCGGGCATCAGAGTTCTCAGCATCAGTCCTGATGGACAACATCTGGCAGCCGGAGATCGTTGTGGAAACCTACG GATCTTTGGTCTGGAGTTCCTGGACCAGCTGGTGAAGATCGAGGCTCACGACTCAGAGGTCTTGTGTCTGGATTTCTCCCCCACAGCTACAG GTGTGAAGCTGTTGGCCTCGGCCAGCAGGGATCGGCTGATCCACATCTTCAACTTGGAGAAGAACTACACCCTGGAGCAGACGCTGAGCGACCACTCGGCCTCCATCACCGCCGTCAAGTTCACAG GCCACAGTCCACAGGTGGGTTTGGTGAGCTGTGGAGCCGACAAGAGCATCTACTTCATGTCAGCTGagcaggtggagggggggctcaGGTTCTCCAGGAGGCACCACGTGGTGGAGAAGACGACGCTGTACGACATGGACCTGGACTCCTCCAGGACTCACGTCTCCGTGGCCTGCCAGGACCGCAACGTCAG ggTCTACAACGTGGAGACGGGGAAGCTGAAGAAGTGTCTGAAGGGCTCCAGCAGTGATGAAGGCGCTTTGCTGAAG GTCCAGATGGATCCGTCTGGCTCCTTCTTCGCCACCAGCTGCTCCGATAAGAACATCTCCATCTTCGACTACGAGACCGGCGAGTGTGTCGCCACCCTGTTGGGACACTCAG AGATCGTCACGTGCATGAGGTTCAGTCCGGACTGCAGACACCTGATCACGGCCTCAGGAGACAG ttgtgtgtttgtttggcgGCTGGACTCTCAGATGACCAGCACcatgaggaggaggcggggcctcaAGCTCTCCTCCACCGCTGGAACCTGCCGACGCAACCAGCAGAGCATCAG gaGGGAGACCTTCATCaccggaccttcctcccagtgCCCtcagatggaggaagaggaggaagaggctgaCCTCGGGACTCCAGCGAGGCCGGACTGTGCtcagg atgCTCAGCTGCTGCAGACCAACGGGAAGCTCCCCATGTGGTTCAGGAAACTG cagggGCAGGGCGGAGCCTCCACAGCCGCCCAATCAGCTGCTGAGCCTCATCGGGTAAGGAACCGGTGGGCGGAGCATCCAAACCCTCTGACCATCTGCGCCAACTTGTCCCCGAGTCCCACCAAGAGTCaagaggcagaagaggaggacgagaaggaggaggaaggagaagaagaagatgaagaagaagatgaagaagaggaggatgaagatgaggacGAAGGAGACTTCCACCCTCAGAGTCTGGAGAGTCTGCTGggaaacgaggaggaggaagaggaggag ATTCCAGGTGACATCAGCAGCTACATCCTCCACCCAAACACCACCTCAACTCACAG GGAGGTCGAGGTGGGggccgtgacctttgacccccagcAAGAGGTCAAAGGCCACAAGGTGTGGAGCGCTCAGCTGAGTCCGGACTCCGCCTGCTCCGAAGGCTCAGCGGGGAgcacggagcagcagcaggacgcgg ACACAGACTCGCTCAGCCAGGGGAGTTCTGTGGGCAGCTCGGTTCtggaggacgaagaggaagacGACAACAACTCTCTGAAGAACCACTTTGACACTTTGTCCTCCAGCCTGAGCAACG AGAAGTTTGACACCGACCTGAGGGCCCTGCAGCCTAACCcccgggaggaggagaaggactaCCTGAACCCTCGGCTCAGCATCTCCACTCGCTTCCTGTCCCGGTTCCAGGACCGGATCAG GGTGTGGCCGAGCagagccccgccccccgtcTCCATCCCGTCCAGAATCTCCGAGGGGAGCGGCGTGAGCGACACATCG GTGACCTCTGAGCCGAGAGACGGCGCCTCGACGGAGTCGCCTCGGAACCCCGGCAACAACG CCTCCTCCATCATTTCCCATCAGCCCCTTCGCCGGCcaacacgccgccgccgccactccATGGTGGTCGTCCAGTGCAGAGAAGCGctgcgag ACGTCACCTCCAGCGGTCAGGTGACCTCATCGGCCCAGCAGGGGGCTCTGCTCGGCTACCTTGGAACCACAGCCAGCTCCAGGGCCAAACTGATCCAGGACccgccccccagccccccccagggggaggagaaggagaacgtgTGCTCCTCAGACCTCGGTTCTCCTGCTGGTCTGGACCCCCATGAGGACCAGACCAGCAG CCTCAGGCCGTCGTCACGGCAACCCACAGCCAGCCCAGCGGTGATGTCACAGGGCGGAGTCAGCAGGTTGAGCAGCGTCAGCAGCGTCAGCAGCGTCGAAGAGACTCTGACGAGTCACAACCAAACCTTCACCCTCAGTCCCTGTGACCTcatggggggggcagggtccCACAGCAGAGGCCCCACTGAAATGG AcgccccgccctcctcctcctcctcgcctctgGTGGAGAAGTCCCGCCCCTTTCAGCCAG gtgaggaagaggaggaggaggaggagtcagtCAGTCTTCAGCAGTGTCAGCAGGTCGCCAACGAGCTGCGACAGACGGCCAGACGAGCCGTGCACCTGTACCAGCAG CTCGGCGTCGCTGATCGGTGTCTCCAGATGTCCGCCGTGCTGGAGGGGGCGTTTGCTGTCGTCCACGCCGAGCTGCAAGCGCTGCTGCAGGGGGGCGGAGCCCCGTCCGCGGGGGGGCTGCAGGACGAGGGGACCGCGTCCCTGCTGGAGAAATACTCTGAGCTGCTGGttcagatgacccagaacaaGCTGAAGCGGCTCTGA